One genomic segment of Phyllopteryx taeniolatus isolate TA_2022b chromosome 12, UOR_Ptae_1.2, whole genome shotgun sequence includes these proteins:
- the naxd gene encoding ATP-dependent (S)-NAD(P)H-hydrate dehydratase isoform X3, giving the protein MSRRICVQLTALIRTSSLVLERRYSLAPPSDGGMEEHVLSLVKKIVPPLSRNKHKGQDGRIGIIGGCQDYTGAPYFAAISALKVGADLSHVFCTKDAAAVIKSYSPELIVHPVLDSPNAVEEIEKWLPRLHSLVVGPGLGREDFLLKTAKEVIEKSKARDIPIVIDADGLWLVTKQPSVIQGYQKGIVTPNFMEFTRLYETLQHKAVDSVDHRSSVLQLSETLGNVTVLLKGEKDLIADGSTVVACSTEGSARRCGGQGDLLSGSAGVLAHWAHAASQAGLITGVNPSVVAAMGASSLTRQCNRQAFQRHGRSTTTSDMILEIGPVFKNLFER; this is encoded by the exons ATGAGCAGACGTATTTGTGTACAGTTGACAGCGTTGATACGCACTTCGAGTTTAG TGTTGGAACGCCGCTACAGCCTGGCGCCGCCATCCGACGGGGGCATGGAGGAGCACGTCCTGTCTCTAGTGAAGAAGATAGTCCCGCCGCTGTCCAGAAACAAGCACAAAGGACAAGATGGCCGAATCGGGATCATCGGCGGATGCCAAGA CTACACCGGAGCGCCCTACTTTGCCGCCATCTCCGCATTGAAAGTG GGTGCGGACTTGTCCCACGTGTTCTGCACCAAAGACGCCGCAGCTGTAATCAAATCCTACAGCCCTGAACTCATAGTTCACCCTGTCCT GGACAGTCCTAACGCAGTGGAGGAAATCGAAAAATGGCTCCCGAGACTGCACAGCCTTGTGGTGGGACCCGGTCTAGGGAGAGAGGacttcttattaaaaacagctAAG GAGGTGATAGAGAAGTCCAAAGCAAGAGATATTCCAATCGTAATCGATGCG GACGGCTTATGGCTGGTCACAAAGCAGCCGTCTGTTATTCAGGGCTACCAGAAGGGCATCGTCACGCCCAACTTCATGGAGTTCACGCGACTGTACGAGACGCTG CAACACAAGGCCGTGGACAGCGTCGATCACCGCAGTAGCGTCCTGCAGCTGAGCGAAACCTTGGGAAACGTCACCGTGTTGCTCAAAGGAGAGAAGGATCTCATTGCAGATGGCAGCACTG tggtCGCGTGCAGTACAGAGGGCAGCGCAAGGAGATGTGGAGGACAAGGTGATCTTTTGTCTGGATCTGCTGGTGTACTGGCACACTGGGCCCACGCCGCCTCTCAAGCGGGACTGATCACAGG TGTGAACCCGTCGGTGGTGGCAGCGATGGGGGCCTCTTCGCTCACCAGACAGTGCAACAGACAAGCCTTCCAGCGACACGGCAGGTCCACCACCACCTCAGACATGATCCTCGAGATTGGCCCAGTCTTCAAAAATCTATTTGAAAGATGA
- the naxd gene encoding ATP-dependent (S)-NAD(P)H-hydrate dehydratase isoform X2 translates to MNDNMPQPVEKLAFLFVTVTVSILATLFCLNTEVLERRYSLAPPSDGGMEEHVLSLVKKIVPPLSRNKHKGQDGRIGIIGGCQDYTGAPYFAAISALKVGADLSHVFCTKDAAAVIKSYSPELIVHPVLDSPNAVEEIEKWLPRLHSLVVGPGLGREDFLLKTAKEVIEKSKARDIPIVIDADGLWLVTKQPSVIQGYQKGIVTPNFMEFTRLYETLQHKAVDSVDHRSSVLQLSETLGNVTVLLKGEKDLIADGSTVVACSTEGSARRCGGQGDLLSGSAGVLAHWAHAASQAGLITGVNPSVVAAMGASSLTRQCNRQAFQRHGRSTTTSDMILEIGPVFKNLFER, encoded by the exons ATGAATGACAACATGCCGCAGCCTGTTGAGAAGCTCGCCTTCTTGTTTGTCACCGTAACTGTGTCGATTCTCGCCACATTGTTCTGTTTGAACACGGAAG TGTTGGAACGCCGCTACAGCCTGGCGCCGCCATCCGACGGGGGCATGGAGGAGCACGTCCTGTCTCTAGTGAAGAAGATAGTCCCGCCGCTGTCCAGAAACAAGCACAAAGGACAAGATGGCCGAATCGGGATCATCGGCGGATGCCAAGA CTACACCGGAGCGCCCTACTTTGCCGCCATCTCCGCATTGAAAGTG GGTGCGGACTTGTCCCACGTGTTCTGCACCAAAGACGCCGCAGCTGTAATCAAATCCTACAGCCCTGAACTCATAGTTCACCCTGTCCT GGACAGTCCTAACGCAGTGGAGGAAATCGAAAAATGGCTCCCGAGACTGCACAGCCTTGTGGTGGGACCCGGTCTAGGGAGAGAGGacttcttattaaaaacagctAAG GAGGTGATAGAGAAGTCCAAAGCAAGAGATATTCCAATCGTAATCGATGCG GACGGCTTATGGCTGGTCACAAAGCAGCCGTCTGTTATTCAGGGCTACCAGAAGGGCATCGTCACGCCCAACTTCATGGAGTTCACGCGACTGTACGAGACGCTG CAACACAAGGCCGTGGACAGCGTCGATCACCGCAGTAGCGTCCTGCAGCTGAGCGAAACCTTGGGAAACGTCACCGTGTTGCTCAAAGGAGAGAAGGATCTCATTGCAGATGGCAGCACTG tggtCGCGTGCAGTACAGAGGGCAGCGCAAGGAGATGTGGAGGACAAGGTGATCTTTTGTCTGGATCTGCTGGTGTACTGGCACACTGGGCCCACGCCGCCTCTCAAGCGGGACTGATCACAGG TGTGAACCCGTCGGTGGTGGCAGCGATGGGGGCCTCTTCGCTCACCAGACAGTGCAACAGACAAGCCTTCCAGCGACACGGCAGGTCCACCACCACCTCAGACATGATCCTCGAGATTGGCCCAGTCTTCAAAAATCTATTTGAAAGATGA
- the naxd gene encoding ATP-dependent (S)-NAD(P)H-hydrate dehydratase isoform X1, which translates to MLLNNTTRGFLWSDAETRTLLNIWGEQDVQEALDGNFRNSFVYRDVSRRLAAMGFERTPEQCRVRIKSLKRQYLLAKEGNLRNNRQYHKIAKFYDTMERILSNRPALDPQEFIDGGPGGEEAVDGLDEDADDAQDVYSESTGDCPFPAETEVKLEYPSIPIPIPVKVTVGNNSSSERPPNSSQLAANCSASTPKQRRRRRANFPMERLMEQFLKQSSQAEDNFYRMEERRLQAEDNRREAEHARELHMLQMLGQMFSNISSARPGSAAAPPPHSKTAVPTHTPVFSQPLPSFTRRQPSPPTDSLAKQGQLLKSDPHALVLERRYSLAPPSDGGMEEHVLSLVKKIVPPLSRNKHKGQDGRIGIIGGCQDYTGAPYFAAISALKVGADLSHVFCTKDAAAVIKSYSPELIVHPVLDSPNAVEEIEKWLPRLHSLVVGPGLGREDFLLKTAKEVIEKSKARDIPIVIDADGLWLVTKQPSVIQGYQKGIVTPNFMEFTRLYETLQHKAVDSVDHRSSVLQLSETLGNVTVLLKGEKDLIADGSTVVACSTEGSARRCGGQGDLLSGSAGVLAHWAHAASQAGLITGVNPSVVAAMGASSLTRQCNRQAFQRHGRSTTTSDMILEIGPVFKNLFER; encoded by the exons ATGCTGCTCAACAACACAACGCGGGGCTTTCTGTGGTCGGACGCGGAGACGAGGACGTTGCTGAACATCTGGGGGGAGCAGGACGTTCAGGAGGCGCTGGACGGCAACTTCCGCAACAGCTTCGTCTACCGCGACGTGTCCCGGCGGCTGGCGGCGATGGGGTTCGAGCGCACGCCGGAGCAGTGCAGGGTGCGGATTAAGAGCCTCAAAAGACAATACTTGCTCGCCAAGGAGGGCAATCTGCGCAACAACAGGCAGTATCACAAGATCGCCAAGTTCTACGACACCATGGAGAGGATCCTGAGCAACCGGCCCGCCCTTGACCCCCAAGAGTTCATAGATGGCGGGCCGGGAGGGGAGGAGGCCGTGGACGGCTTGGATGAGGATGCGGATGATGCTCAGGATGTGTACTCCGAGAGTACTGGGGACTGCCCCTTCCCCGCAGAGACTGAAGTCAAGCTGGAGTACCCCAGTATTCCCATCCCCATCCCGGTTAAAGTCACAGTGGGCAATAACA GTTCATCGGAAAGACCTCCCAACAGCAGCCAGTTGGCAGCGAACTGCTCCGCCTCCACACCCAAgcagaggcggcggcggcgtgctAACTTCCCCATGGAGAGGCTAATGGAGCAGTTCCTGAAGCAGAGCTCGCAGGCCGAGGACAACTTCTACCGCATGGAGGAACGCCGCTTGCAGGCGGAGGACAACCGACGGGAGGCGGAGCACGCCAGGGAGCTGCACATGCTCCAGATGCTCGGGCAGATGTTCTCCAACATCTCCTCCGCCAGGCcgggctcggcggcggcgccccCTCCACACTCCAAGACCGCCGTGCCCACCCACACCCCCGTGTTCTCCCAACCCTTGCCGTCGTTTACACGCCGACAGCCCTCGCCCCCGACAGACAGTTTGGCCAAGCAGGGTCAGCTGTTGAAGTCGGACCCTCATGCATTAG TGTTGGAACGCCGCTACAGCCTGGCGCCGCCATCCGACGGGGGCATGGAGGAGCACGTCCTGTCTCTAGTGAAGAAGATAGTCCCGCCGCTGTCCAGAAACAAGCACAAAGGACAAGATGGCCGAATCGGGATCATCGGCGGATGCCAAGA CTACACCGGAGCGCCCTACTTTGCCGCCATCTCCGCATTGAAAGTG GGTGCGGACTTGTCCCACGTGTTCTGCACCAAAGACGCCGCAGCTGTAATCAAATCCTACAGCCCTGAACTCATAGTTCACCCTGTCCT GGACAGTCCTAACGCAGTGGAGGAAATCGAAAAATGGCTCCCGAGACTGCACAGCCTTGTGGTGGGACCCGGTCTAGGGAGAGAGGacttcttattaaaaacagctAAG GAGGTGATAGAGAAGTCCAAAGCAAGAGATATTCCAATCGTAATCGATGCG GACGGCTTATGGCTGGTCACAAAGCAGCCGTCTGTTATTCAGGGCTACCAGAAGGGCATCGTCACGCCCAACTTCATGGAGTTCACGCGACTGTACGAGACGCTG CAACACAAGGCCGTGGACAGCGTCGATCACCGCAGTAGCGTCCTGCAGCTGAGCGAAACCTTGGGAAACGTCACCGTGTTGCTCAAAGGAGAGAAGGATCTCATTGCAGATGGCAGCACTG tggtCGCGTGCAGTACAGAGGGCAGCGCAAGGAGATGTGGAGGACAAGGTGATCTTTTGTCTGGATCTGCTGGTGTACTGGCACACTGGGCCCACGCCGCCTCTCAAGCGGGACTGATCACAGG TGTGAACCCGTCGGTGGTGGCAGCGATGGGGGCCTCTTCGCTCACCAGACAGTGCAACAGACAAGCCTTCCAGCGACACGGCAGGTCCACCACCACCTCAGACATGATCCTCGAGATTGGCCCAGTCTTCAAAAATCTATTTGAAAGATGA